The proteins below are encoded in one region of Vannielia litorea:
- a CDS encoding ABC transporter substrate-binding protein, translating into MSRFLLAATLGLALPTLASAETLTLYTSQPNEDAQKTVDAFMAAHPDVEVEWVRDGTTQLMTRLAAEIEAGAPQADVLLIADTVTLEGMAQAGQLAAYASPEAEAYDPALYSAEGYYYSTKLITTGIVYNTGAETVPTSWADLAKPEMAGLVAMPSPLYSGAALIHLATLTNTDGLGWEYYEALAGNNTRAEGGNGGTFKAVAAGEKPYGVLVDFMALRAKAEGSPVEFVFPEEGVSYVTEPVAILQGAADKDAAKAFVDFVLSEAGQQLVVDMGYIPARNGVASPEGFPARDEIKLMAFDPVKALADSEANKEKFSEVFGAE; encoded by the coding sequence ATGTCCCGCTTCCTTCTGGCCGCCACGCTCGGGCTGGCCCTCCCCACGCTCGCCAGCGCCGAAACCCTGACGCTCTACACCTCGCAGCCCAACGAAGACGCCCAGAAGACGGTTGACGCCTTCATGGCCGCCCACCCCGATGTGGAGGTGGAGTGGGTGCGTGACGGCACGACCCAGCTGATGACCCGCCTCGCCGCCGAGATCGAGGCCGGCGCACCCCAGGCCGACGTGCTGCTGATCGCCGATACCGTGACCCTCGAGGGCATGGCGCAGGCCGGTCAGCTTGCCGCCTACGCCTCTCCCGAGGCCGAGGCCTACGACCCGGCGCTCTACAGCGCCGAGGGCTACTACTACTCCACCAAGCTCATCACCACCGGGATCGTCTACAACACCGGGGCCGAGACCGTGCCGACCTCCTGGGCCGACCTTGCCAAGCCCGAGATGGCCGGCCTCGTGGCCATGCCCTCGCCGCTCTATTCCGGTGCCGCGCTGATCCACCTGGCCACGCTGACCAACACCGACGGCCTCGGCTGGGAGTATTACGAAGCCCTGGCCGGCAACAACACGCGTGCAGAGGGCGGCAACGGCGGCACCTTCAAGGCCGTCGCCGCGGGCGAGAAGCCCTATGGCGTGCTGGTCGACTTCATGGCGCTGCGCGCCAAGGCCGAAGGATCGCCGGTCGAGTTCGTCTTTCCGGAGGAGGGTGTCTCCTATGTGACCGAGCCGGTGGCGATCCTGCAGGGCGCCGCCGACAAGGATGCCGCCAAGGCCTTCGTCGACTTCGTGCTGAGCGAAGCCGGCCAGCAGCTGGTGGTCGACATGGGCTACATCCCCGCCCGCAACGGCGTGGCCAGCCCCGAGGGCTTTCCGGCGCGCGACGAGATCAAGCTGATGGCCTTCGATCCGGTCAAGGCGCTCGCCGACAGCGAGGCCAACAAAGAGAAGTTCTCCGAAGTCTTCGGCGCCGAGTGA
- a CDS encoding DeoR/GlpR family DNA-binding transcription regulator yields MKASEAARRRDRIVNLLSSYGELSANALSDMLGVSVQTLRADLRALDEARIVRRRHGGASLATSSENIDYQPRQETSRDEKARIGAAVAGIVPNGATLALGTGTTVEAVARALVGHEGLTVATNNIHVVLALRMARRISVLLAGGKVRLRDLDFIGAESAEFFAGLRFDFAVFSVGGLSGDGRLLDFNLEEVRARKAITAAGRRRVLVVDQTKLDRDIPFACGALTDLDTIVCGGQLPAALRQKVQAAGCELLEV; encoded by the coding sequence ATGAAGGCAAGCGAGGCCGCCCGGCGCCGCGACCGCATCGTCAACCTGCTCTCCAGCTATGGCGAGCTGTCCGCCAACGCCCTGTCCGACATGCTCGGGGTCTCGGTGCAGACCCTGCGCGCCGATCTTCGCGCGCTCGACGAGGCCCGGATCGTGCGCCGCCGCCACGGCGGGGCGAGCCTGGCCACCTCCAGCGAGAACATCGACTACCAGCCGCGGCAGGAAACGTCACGCGACGAAAAGGCGAGGATCGGCGCTGCCGTGGCCGGGATCGTGCCCAACGGCGCGACCCTCGCGCTGGGCACCGGCACCACCGTAGAGGCGGTGGCCCGCGCCCTGGTGGGCCACGAGGGGCTGACCGTGGCCACCAACAACATCCACGTCGTGCTGGCGCTGCGCATGGCGCGGCGGATCAGCGTGCTTCTGGCCGGCGGCAAGGTGCGGCTGCGCGACCTCGACTTCATCGGCGCCGAGAGCGCGGAGTTCTTTGCCGGGCTGCGCTTCGATTTCGCGGTGTTCTCTGTGGGCGGGCTGTCCGGCGATGGCCGACTGCTCGACTTCAACCTCGAAGAGGTGCGCGCCCGCAAGGCGATCACGGCGGCGGGGCGCAGGCGGGTCCTGGTCGTCGATCAGACCAAGCTCGATCGCGATATCCCCTTCGCCTGCGGCGCGCTCACCGATCTCGACACGATCGTCTGCGGCGGCCAGCTGCCCGCCGCCCTGCGCCAGAAGGTGCAAGCCGCCGGCTGCGAGCTGCTGGAGGTATGA
- a CDS encoding iron-containing alcohol dehydrogenase, with protein MAHTITYLTQIQFGAGALAELGETLKAHGVTRPLFVTDKGIVAAGLLDKAVAASGIAAPALYDGTPANPTETASAEALEVYRVNGCDGLVAVGGGSPIDLAKAVAIRVNHHEPLDRYAVIEGGLARIVNPLPPLIAVPTTAGTGSEVGRAAIISFADGRKLGLISPRLIPTVAICDPDLTLGLPPLQTAATGMDALTHCIETYLSPRINPTAEAIALDGLRRAARSIERATRDGSDRAAREDMMIAALHGGLTFQKGLGAVHALSHPLGGLKTISLHHGTLNAVLLPIVLRFCEGAAPAKYAVLREVLGLAADASLPAYVTDLNRRLGLPATLGEMGLGTDVVEQIAAAALLDHSHASNARPFSEEEYRAILREAITGTPAEMGRAEERR; from the coding sequence ATGGCCCATACCATCACCTACCTCACCCAGATCCAGTTCGGCGCGGGGGCGCTGGCCGAGCTTGGCGAGACGCTGAAGGCCCACGGCGTGACCCGCCCGCTCTTCGTGACCGACAAGGGGATCGTGGCGGCGGGGCTGCTCGACAAGGCTGTTGCGGCCTCGGGCATCGCGGCGCCGGCGCTCTACGACGGCACCCCCGCCAACCCGACAGAGACCGCCTCTGCCGAAGCGCTCGAGGTCTACCGGGTCAACGGCTGCGACGGTCTCGTCGCGGTGGGCGGCGGCTCTCCCATCGACCTGGCCAAGGCCGTTGCGATCCGGGTCAACCATCACGAGCCGCTGGACCGTTACGCCGTGATCGAGGGCGGGCTGGCCCGCATCGTCAACCCGCTGCCCCCGCTCATCGCGGTCCCGACCACGGCGGGTACCGGAAGCGAGGTCGGGCGCGCGGCGATCATCTCCTTCGCCGACGGGCGCAAGCTGGGGCTGATCTCGCCCCGGCTGATCCCGACGGTGGCGATCTGCGACCCCGATCTGACGCTCGGCCTGCCGCCGCTTCAGACCGCCGCGACGGGCATGGACGCGCTGACCCACTGCATCGAGACCTACCTGAGCCCGAGGATCAACCCGACCGCCGAGGCCATTGCCCTCGACGGGCTGCGCCGCGCCGCGCGGAGCATCGAGCGGGCGACCCGTGACGGATCGGACCGCGCTGCGCGGGAAGACATGATGATCGCCGCGCTGCACGGCGGGCTGACCTTTCAGAAGGGCCTGGGCGCCGTTCATGCCCTGTCGCACCCCCTGGGCGGGCTGAAGACCATCAGCCTGCACCACGGCACGCTGAACGCGGTGCTGCTGCCGATCGTGCTGCGCTTCTGCGAGGGGGCCGCGCCCGCAAAATACGCGGTGCTGCGGGAGGTTTTGGGCCTGGCCGCCGATGCCTCGCTCCCCGCCTATGTGACCGACCTGAACCGCCGCCTGGGCCTGCCCGCGACCCTGGGCGAGATGGGCCTTGGCACCGATGTGGTGGAGCAGATCGCCGCCGCCGCGCTGCTCGATCATTCCCACGCCAGCAACGCTCGCCCGTTCAGCGAGGAGGAATACCGCGCCATCCTGCGCGAGGCGATCACCGGCACTCCGGCGGAGATGGGCCGGGCAGAGGAGCGCCGCTAG
- the nirK gene encoding copper-containing nitrite reductase, with the protein MLTRRAALMGAAVLASLPILTKRAQAEEIMDTSMAAPVDLSNLQRIKRKLVRPPYVHDHEQEAPGEPRIVEFEMQIVEKEVEVDSGAYLQAMTFHGSIPGPLMVVHEGDYVELTLYNSPENLMQHNIDFHSATGALGGGSLTLINPGEKTVLRWKATRPGTFVYHCAPGGPMIPWHVVSGMSGAIMVLPRDGLKDHEGKPVRYDRVFYIGENDFYIPKDENGDYMRFADVGESYPDTLEVMNGLIPTHVVFNGKVGALTGDNALHAAQGEKVLFVHSQANRDSRPHLIGGHGDLVWETGKFNNPPERDLETWFIRGGSAGAALYEFLQPGVYAYVNHNLIEAVNLGATAHVVVDGDWNNDLMEQVQAPVEYNAAYEGKTALP; encoded by the coding sequence ATGCTGACGAGACGTGCCGCACTTATGGGAGCCGCCGTGCTGGCCTCTCTCCCGATCCTGACCAAGCGGGCGCAGGCCGAGGAAATCATGGACACCTCCATGGCCGCCCCGGTCGATCTGTCGAACCTGCAGCGCATCAAGCGCAAGCTGGTCCGCCCGCCCTACGTGCATGACCACGAGCAGGAGGCCCCCGGCGAGCCGCGCATCGTCGAGTTCGAGATGCAGATCGTCGAGAAGGAGGTCGAGGTCGACAGTGGCGCCTACCTCCAGGCCATGACCTTCCACGGCTCCATCCCCGGCCCGCTGATGGTGGTGCACGAAGGCGATTACGTGGAGCTGACGCTCTACAACTCGCCCGAGAACCTGATGCAGCACAACATCGACTTCCACTCGGCCACGGGCGCCCTGGGCGGCGGTTCGCTGACCCTGATCAACCCCGGCGAAAAGACCGTGCTGCGCTGGAAGGCCACGCGCCCCGGCACCTTCGTCTACCACTGCGCCCCGGGCGGCCCGATGATCCCCTGGCACGTGGTCAGCGGCATGTCGGGCGCGATCATGGTGCTGCCGCGCGACGGGCTGAAGGATCACGAGGGCAAGCCGGTCCGCTACGACCGCGTGTTCTACATCGGCGAGAACGACTTCTACATCCCGAAGGACGAGAACGGCGACTACATGCGCTTTGCCGACGTGGGCGAGAGCTATCCCGACACGCTCGAGGTGATGAACGGGCTGATCCCGACCCATGTGGTGTTCAATGGCAAGGTCGGCGCGCTGACCGGCGACAATGCGCTGCACGCCGCGCAGGGCGAAAAGGTGCTCTTCGTCCACAGCCAGGCCAACCGCGACAGCCGCCCGCACCTGATCGGCGGCCACGGCGACCTGGTCTGGGAGACCGGCAAGTTCAACAACCCGCCGGAACGCGACCTTGAAACCTGGTTCATCCGCGGCGGCTCTGCCGGAGCGGCGCTCTACGAGTTCCTCCAGCCCGGCGTCTACGCCTACGTGAACCACAACCTGATCGAGGCCGTGAACCTCGGCGCCACGGCGCATGTGGTGGTGGATGGCGACTGGAACAACGACCTGATGGAGCAGGTCCAGGCCCCGGTCGAATACAACGCCGCCTACGAAGGCAAGACCGCGCTTCCGTAA